The sequence AGACTGATATATCCTCAtcctcctcttttctttttctttttttttttgaattaactCTTTAAACAATGTACTTTCTTATCTCACCCTTTAACATAATATCTTGATGTGAATAAAATTCAATGTATACCATctgatgaagaagaaggacACTAGTTAATATACATCTTCagtgaaaattaatttgtaaagCTGTATATTATCCAAATAATTCCGAGAAGTATACTGCATCTAGCCTATGACCAGACCTTGCTGATTGCTGCAAAACCATTATGCCTTTGCTGTGCTATAtttgtgtgtgtatatattaTCAATGGCAGCTTGAGATTCCATAtggataaaaagaaattacaggAGCAGACATGAAACAAGGTTTTAAATAGAGTATTAACACACAAAAATGccaataaataacaagatagGTTAGAAAATGAGGACCCATTACGTACGATCATTTGAAATGATCAGGCTCAAAAAACTCAGTtctgaaatgaaagaaaaagctGATATATATTGTCCATATATATTAAAGGGTGCTTTCCAAATCTGTAATCGAGCAAGCATGATTAACATTCCGTTACATCCAAAAGCACTCACTAATATCTGTTGTTGTGATGCTAGAAATAAAGGCATAGATACAAAGACAAGGAAGCGCATTTCAACCACCAGAACCATACCTTGATGCAGTTCCAAGCAAACAAATGTCATCTCGGCATGCTGTCACGTGAACTTTGCCATGGGTCAATTGGAATAAACAGAATCTATCaacctgaaaaagaaagaagactgatttctatatatatatatgcacgTGATATTGGCACGGCTCAATCAAACAACAAAAGCTCTATATATAGAGCAATGATCTCTGATTGAACCGCACCAATATCTCGTACGCATTTCTTTTGATTACtcaagaatatatatatatatatatatatatagaagtaAAAAAGTAGTTGTTACAGATTAAGAAACACGCTTTAGagtaagatttttaaaatttcaaataaccTGAAATTGTTAAGATGAACAGTGAGGTCGAAGAAATGCATTGAGAGGTAATAGCACGAAAGAatgcagaaaaagaaagaagagaagatgGGATGAGTGCGTTGTGAGTGAAATcaccattttatttaatgggAGTGTGAAAGAGATAGAAATACAGAGGGAAGGTGATGGGATATGTTTAGCTTAGAAGAAGTTAGCATTGAATTTGCCACCAACCCAACAACAAAAAAGAGGTGggtatattaaatttaaagctTAGAGACAATGCAAAAAGCTCACTGATGAGATCCCTTGAGCTTTCAATTTGTATTTATGAGCTTAAAGAAAGGGCCAAGCCACTTGcatttgaatttcaaaaaaggaagggagaaaaataaataacgcAAAGTCTTCTTGGTGGGTATTACTGAATTATAGGTCGAGTCTGATAttctaagaaaattataactttgGTGATAAAGCTTGATTCCAACTGCTAAAATCTTGCAAACTGATGTGCCTCACAATTGGGACCTTTTCagttaaaaggaaaatatggTATGTCCTCTCCAAAATCATCAGCTCGctttattcttaaatttatggATAAACTTATGGTTactattattgttattgttaaaaagaaaatttcaaataatttcctattattattttctcagggaagtataatatttattctaaaagatagtatattttttgcctataaaagtataatatttattcaaaattaaagatgAAACCTtctattaaaagatatatcttgattataaattaattctaactAGACAACCTTTACTTatcttaaaagatataatgaatttatataaatctagttaattttttattaaaataacaccATCTTACAAGAATATTTTGTAAGAATTTGACATACTCTTCTTAGCAGATTCATTtgttgcttcttcttcatatatatatatatatatatatattatagattattgataatttacaaacattaacattaattttattgtggtGTAAGAAAATGTAATGTGGGTGCTTTtgggatatatatatatatatatatatggatctCAAGTAATTAACTTGGTCATGCTTAATTTAAGCAGAAACCTTCGACATTTAGCAAAACCAAAACTTTAGATCCTACCAGAAAAAGATTTGATGGGTCGACAATGCGCAAAATCCGCAACATAATAAGGTATCTTGGATGTTGGGTCCATCATAATCACTATATTTCCAGTTAGTCCAATATCCTTAAACAATCTGCCCCATATTACTCATCAATTACATAACTTTTACAGACTCTTGTTGATTTGATTCTCCCCAGTAgaatcaaagaaaagaatagatcATAGTTTCTGACTAATGATTAGAAATTATGTTGAAATTGATTTGCCTATTTTTCATACTAGTAAAAAAATGTAATCAAGAAAGAAgtaagaagaaataaaaaggttATGTTATGAATGAAAGGGTCTCCATCTTCATGTGTATCTGGACCCAGCAATCCGCATTAACTATAACATTAATTAGATGTGCATTTATTTCAAGCAACAAATATAGTGACAAAACTCATATTCTACAAACATACATTTCAATGCTTCAAATTAATATGCTCCCCCTTGCAGTTGTAACTGCAGTCCACTGCAGCACTGCCACAGTAAAccaaatttaattcaaaattgcAACTCTTTTTACtctcttttcttaaaaaacaATTATACTACAGGATCTactcaattaaaattattaataatatatataggcttgcatatatattgattaatttcaTATCTTGCAGAGAACATGTATTTATCAACTAAGTAAATTTTGAAGTTAGATATAGatcaagagaagagaaaaatgtCCAACTAAGCAGTATGTATAGCCAGTCCCTATTACTCCCAAACCAATGCCATAGGTATAAATGTTTGTACCCATTAATACTTTCCCTCCAATGTTTTCACGTGATCTCCCTGTCCTCCTCTCccattctttctcttttctcctttcatCATTTACTCAAGCCCTAGAActgttcatatatatatatatagatattatgTTGATCTCCTTCTGTTACTTGATCTTCTAAATGATATTCTGGACCACCCTTGCCTTGTTTAGATTAAGCTCCAACACATATATTACTGGATATCTTCACTTGAAGTTgattatacataaatatacaaaccTTAAACACCCGAAcaatagataattaaatgaGCAAAACCCCATTTGGTAATTCACTTTGATTTAATATCTTGACATGGAAGTACTCTTGAAAGGTACCTGTAATTATAATATACGTACGTAGTATAACATTAATCAGTATAACTAGACCTTCTATCCTCAACCATAACAATAACCcatatcttttctttataagCTTGAGAGCTCTCTTCTTTATTACTTGCTTTTTTGCTGGTGATGAAGAAGAACAAAACTGACCCATATATATAAGTAGTATTATTATATGCTCGTACAGAGAGAGATGAGTAATCAAGAAgagagaaggaaaaggagaggAGAATCTTATATGTAGGTGAAGTGGGTGCTGCTTATGTTGTTTGACATTATGGACCACTGGTTTTTGGTATCTGATCTGTCTCCCCCTAACATGGTCTCTTGAGCCTTTATGAGGAGAAGCTGCAGATGTTACTGCAATTAATACTTTCATACCTGTTCCTGCCatggtatatatatacttctcTCTCCTTTTATCGCTTTAGAATTTGCCCTTCTCTGTAATATGTTTATactgatatttttatattagccCAATACAAAAGGACACATTTCAAAGTCTACACCAATGAATTCCAGATCTGATAATCTATTGATTACGTGAAATCTTAAggttaattttcaattttttacatatataagtAAACTAACCGGTTGATAGTTTTAGTCGACTTAGTCCGATGTAATTGTAATTCTGattactatttaaaaaattaaaataaattaaccattaatttttaaataaattagttgaactaatctatatttaaaaatattagtctATGCTATATTTCCTCTATTATTTTGTTctccatattttcttttaagatcgATCTTGTTAGTTCTTTACTAGAAGTTACACATATCCATAATCTCAAAAATGAGTATAGGACCCATATTTTAATtgcatatttttcttttatacgTACAATGTGGTTCTCATTCGAAATTTTACATAGAGTAAAAGATGAGCagtaaaatttaacttttattgaacttaaaaagataaaataaaaaataaagccacttttattatatacaattcaaattataaccgataaatttttatcaaccaattgaataataaaatcagaaatagaaaaataataaaagaaatacttCACTGTTCtgagttatttatttttatttttccaaaatataCTTATCACACTTAGAAGAATAGTTTGTTCGATTAATTCTCATGTAATAATTAGACGGTCAATCGATCactaacataaataaaaaaatatatgtatatatatattattatgagaTAAATGTAATCTGTAAtttgactttttctttttgactttTAAGAATTGCCATAAATGTTATTGtaatctatattttaattcaaatttaagtGAGAAAGCTTAAGGAGACACCCATTCCATTTGCAATAAGTTTCTTACTACTAGAAAAATGGATATTTTTGGGCTGCCTAACCTAACATAAGCCAGCCCAGCCCAACCAATCCAAAGTACCAAAACAGTGTAACCTAGCCGACGTCGTTTTAATCAACAAAGAAGTCGTATCAGAAACAAATTGCTGACGCATATGATATGAGACAGGAATTTGCTTGAAATAGAGGCAATCCAAATCCATtccaatctttttctttaaataatgagttaaatttatttgaactAAACCAAATAAATTCCTATCAACAGGTTTCGTGTTGGAATCAGAATAAAACCCTAATAAGTTTCcgttctctctcttttttttttcctctaattttaaaataaatctctcTTTCTTGAGAAACACCCAATTATTCGCTCGCTGATATTGACCCTAGttgatcaatcaatcaatcaattctaTTTGAAACCCTGAATTTCCccaaatttcatttttctctctttggGTATGTTAAAAAAGTTTCTAACTTCGCATCCGTTACTGCTTGTCTTATTgttgcttttgtttttattttatctttcttaattttggTTTTGGTAATTGGTGAGTGTGAATTTTGCGGGTATGTGATGTTTCCTTGTCCGAAATTCGCAGCAAGGTGTTATCGAGGCTCCACTGTCACCATGGCTAAAAGCTCCTTCAAACTTGAACAtcctttgggtttgtttctttctttttcctatttttgCCGTTCCTTTGATTGGAAGGTTCTGATATTTGGCTTCTGTGAAATATTGATTCGGGCACTCGCTGAATTCTTGTTTTTATGCCTAATTAGCAACTAGGATTCTTCAGGTTACGGTGCAAAGTTGTCCTTCTTTTAATTGATGAGAAGtattaatttacttatttatgggctgccaaaataaatgataagaCATAAccttttcttgtttgtttgtttgttctCGTAGTTGTGTACTTTGTCTctaatttcttgtttcttacaATTTTCAGAGAGGAGGCAGGCAGAAGCTGCTCGCATCAGAGAGAAGTATCCTGATAGAATACCTGTAagatttctatttctaaattCAATCTAGAATCTGCCTCTTGCGTTTATTTTAAGCTATGTGATTGTCTTATGATTGGGCATGTGATGCAGGTCATTGTAGAAAAGGCTGAAAGAAGTGATATTCCTGATATTGATAAGAAGAAGTTAGTATCAGTCTCTCTTATAGTCTGTCTGGTTCTCATACACATTAAGGTTGCATAATGAAATTTTTACCTTTCAGGAACGTGtccaatatttatatattataactgTTTATGGTTTGCTCTgcttattttagttttagaaaGCATGTTGCCTAGTGGCATTGCTCACAATTTGTATTAGTACACTATTTGGTTTGTTAAGGTGAGTCTGTTGCAGCAGTGATTGTTTTTTTGGTGGGATTCACGCTGCCAGTTGGTTCATGACTGGTTCACTACTAGCAATGCAAGACATGGGACAGTGGAAGATCACCCTAAgctattagattttattttatatgtggTGGTGGTAATATGGATTCTGCTTTTATCAATATTTGCTAATGATCTGGAATATGGTTCAGATCATCCATCCCTGATAGATATGGTTCACTTTGAAATCAATTATTTGTGATTAAATTCATCTGATTATTAAGGCATGGACATGTGTTATATAGCGGTGGTTTTTTTTCTATGGAACTCTTAAAAGTTCATTCAAGGGTGTCAAAGAGTGTTGGGTTTGGTACCTATCCCATGCATAGGGATACCGAATGGAAGActcagaatttaattttttggtgTAGCTCTGAAGTTTCTTCTCTTGCGTGTATTACATCCTAGTTGTTCATATGGCGATGCCAACTAGATTGTTATGTCAATTGTACTGTATCCTGGcttgaatttaattttcctGTGCTGTGAATGCAGATATCTTGTGCCAGCTGATTTGACTGTGGGGCAGTTTGTGTATGTTGTCCGGAAAAGGATTAAGCTTGGTGCTGAGAAGGCTATATTTGTGTTTGTGAAGAACACCTTGCCCCCAACTGGTGAGTTGCACTCTGTACCATTGAAGTCATAAATCACTGTGTTTGACTTGTATTAGTAATATTCTTCTCTTGTTGTTGCAGCTGCATTGTTGTCTGCAATATATGAGGAAAATAAGGATGAAGATGGTTTTCTTTACATGACTTACAGTGGAGAGAATACCTTTGGACTCCAAGAGT comes from Ricinus communis isolate WT05 ecotype wild-type chromosome 5, ASM1957865v1, whole genome shotgun sequence and encodes:
- the LOC8284190 gene encoding autophagy-related protein 8C gives rise to the protein MAKSSFKLEHPLERRQAEAARIREKYPDRIPVIVEKAERSDIPDIDKKKYLVPADLTVGQFVYVVRKRIKLGAEKAIFVFVKNTLPPTAALLSAIYEENKDEDGFLYMTYSGENTFGLQE